The sequence below is a genomic window from bacterium.
TAGTAGCGGGGGCAGGATTTGAACCTGCGGCCTTTGGGTTATGAGCCCAACGAGCTACCAGACTGCTCCACCCCGCGATAGCACATATAAATTACACTTTTTTATGAGAAAGTCAAGAACTTTCTCTTCTCGCAGAGGAGCCCGAGCTGCATAATTTCACTTACGGGGTGCTGCCTCAGCGCCCCGGGTCGAGCTACTGCTTTCGCAGCACGTTTTCGGTGCTGAAGAAATTGATCTCGATCCGGCGATTCAGTTTGCGGCCGGTCGGCGTGCTATTGTCACCGATCAGGGTGATTTCGCCGGTGCTGCGCATAATGCTTGCTGGCCGGGTCTCCCCGAATCCTTGCGGCCGGTCGGTCTGCCGCTTGACGCGATCGTAGAGTTCGGGATAATTCTTGAAGGTATAATCCAGGAACCCCTGGTGAAACGCCTTGGAACGCTCATGCGAGAGCCTCAGGTTATACCATTCCGCTCCGATCGCGCAGGCATGTCCGAAGAACCGGAAGCGATAAGTCGGCTCGGTGATGATATTGCGGATAAAACGGAAGATATTGGCCCAGTAAAAATTGTAAAGGGGATCGGCGCTATCGAACTTGAGTGGAAATGCGATGGTATGCTCCTGGATATAGGTCTTCTTGCGCAGATAAACCGTCCGCGGTTTCGATTTGAATTCGCGGCCGAGCGAATCCTTGAGGATGATGCTATAGTCGCTCGATTTTTCCAGCCAAATCAGGATGTCGGGATATTTTTCCTCTGAGATCTTCCACTCGAGCGTACCCTTGAGATCGCCGCGCTGGAAATAATCCTTGACGCTGAAGGTATCGATCACCGTCGGATTGCTCAGCACCAGGCTGGCCGTCGAGACCGGCGTGTAGCCGCGAATGATGGCCAGATAGTTGACCGGCAGGACCAGGTGTTCGGTGTCACGGAAGGGGATAGGTTGGAACAGCACGGCCTGGGCCTTGTCATCCGCAATGATCCGGACATAGCGCCGTTCCTGGAAAACCCAACGGGCATCCTCGGCCTTGGCGGGAATGTAGCGCTTGGCCAGCATTTCGCCGGGGATAATGGAAATCTGGCTGGCCTCGACCCCGAGAAGCAGCATCGAATCGCGCACCGCCTCGCTGCGCCTGTTGGCCAAGGCGACATCGTTCTCTCCCGAATTGGGATCAGCGAAACCCTGCAAGGTGATCTGGAGCGTACGGTCGCTTTTCAGGCGCGTCGCCAGGGTATCGAGGATGGGGCCGATGACCTTGGTGTGCAGGTATTCGTATTTAACCTTTGCACTGGAGGAGTCGAAGCAGATCTCGGTAATGATCGGCAGGTCGTAGGTGCGGGTGGCATAATTGACGGCCGTGACGGTGTCCTTGGCCGCTATCGAGCCCTTGGGGATCGTGAAAAACTGCGCGGCATAGCGGTTATTGGACTCGTCATCCTCGCGGATGGAGCCTTCCTCATCGACTTTGGCAATGAGCATATGGCGTCCCAGGTCGACCGTGTGCCACTCTAGATCGAAGACGCGCTCCTCGCCCGGCTTAAACTGGTTGAGGCTGATCCGCTTGAGAACCTGCGTTGTTCCCGGTGCATTCTGGGCGAGCCCGAGCGCAGTTGATTCGAGCGAATCCGTGAGACTGAGGACTGTCTGCTGGATCAGGCGTTCGCCTTTGTTGACCACTTTAATTTTAAGCATGCCGTGATAATCATCCACGGTAAGCCAGGGTGAATAATCGAAGGTGATGGACTCCACGGCCACATCGGTGACGGGGATGTGAAAGTGCGCGATAGTGCGGCCATGGTGGCTCGCCGGCCGCATATGCCAGTCGAGATCGTAGGCAATGACCGACCAGTAATAGTCGCCGCCGCGGAGCAGCGGCATGGTCAGGGCCGTTTGTGTATAATCGAAACGTGAGACCAGATAGGAACCGGCACTCTCCTGCAGCACCGGTAATTCGCTCTCCATGGCGCGCATAAAACGGGCGATTTTACTGCTGTCCTGATCCACAAGCAGTGCGTAGTGCAGGTCATCATAGAGATCAGGTTCGCGGCTGTTACCCCAGCGGAGCTCGACCTGACCGGTATCGATCCAGGCATCCATGGCGGGGGCGGCGAAAGTGAATGACTCCGGTCCGATGGGAATGTGACTGACGGTACCGCGGTAGGTGTTGGAGAAAAAGTCCTTCTCATCAATTGATGCCAGATCGATGCGCAGGGCGTTGTTCTGGCCCGGGAGGACCGACTTGACCGGGGTGTCCTGATCGTCGAGCCGCACCGAAAAGCCGAAGGTGTACTGGTTCATCAGATCCATATTGGTATCGTAACCGCCCTGGATGGCGAAGCGTTGTGCCCAGGCGACCTCGGCACCGAAGGCATAGTTTTCGCCCTCATCGCGCCGCTTCAGATAGTCGGCGGAAAGCTGGAGCTGTAAACCTTTATGCGTTCCGGCATTGAAGGAGAGGCCCGCGCGCACGGCCTTCGGCAAGGGGGTTCCCACGGAAAGGAAGCGGATATCGCTGCCGAGATTGGTCAGCGAAACGCCACCCGAGAGAATGCCATAGCGCAACAGACTCGACTCACCAAGGAAATTGAACCGCGGTGTGCGATAGAGCAATCCGAGATCATAGATCCAGGAATGGGCATTGTAGGGTCCTAGCTTGGACTTGTAGTACTTGAAGGTGGTGCCTGCGGAGAGATTGGGGCTGAGCAGGGTGATCGGCTGGCCGACATTGGCGGAGACGAGCAAATCACTGGCGGATGCGGCCTCAACGATCTTGTCCGAACTGTCGAATTCCGGGACCCCCTGATAGACTACACCCAAATTCAGGTGCGTGAAACGGCTCCAGGGCGTATGCACGCGGTGGCCGGCGACAAAGGAGGCGTTGTAGACATCCGCAAACCATTTCGTATAGGAAGCCGCCCAGTACCATTGGCGCTGCAGTCCGCCGGTTCCGGGATTGGCATACGGGGCGTGCATCTCATCGAGCGCACTGGTATAGGCACCGCCCATGGACTGCTGCCGCGTGCCGGGCATCATTTTAAGAAAACCGACGCCGGAGCGCACCTGTGCAAAAGCGGCTCCTGCGGCCGGGAGAGAAAGCAGGACGGAGAACAAAAGCGCACGACCGATCCAGGGACCTTTCCGCTGCCTGATATGGATTCCGAAAGCCATGCTTATCTCACAATCATGAATTTTTTCCAGTCCTTGTACTCCTCGGAACGCAGGGTTACAATGTAAACACCGCTGCCGACCCGGATGCCTTGCTTGGTTAAACCGTTCCAGTAGTAGGTGGTCCATCCTGCCGGATAGACCGCGTCCGTCAGCTCGGAGATGTGATGTCCGGCGATATCATAGAGATCCAGCGTCGCATTGCGGCTTGAACTCAGCCTGAAGCGGATCTGTAAGGGCTCTTGCCGATCGGGTTCGTAGGTATTGCGGTCCAACGACAGATCATTGGCTTCGTGCACCAGCACTTCGGTTTCGGCGCGTGCCCGGTTGCCATATTCATCCAGGATGTGGATCTCGAACTTAAGCATCTCCTGCTTGGCCGCGGTCACCAATTTGACGGGGAGATAATCCGGTTCTATCCGGAACCACTCCCCGGGCGCCAGCATAGTCTTGTGCACATAGGCATCGCCGTAGGTGCTGTCGATCTCGTTATTGGCGAGATAGACCCACAAGTCCCAGGTTGTTACGGGGTGGTTGACCGAGACGCGCACCTGAATCGGCTCACCGACGGTGACGATAGCCGGAAGGGCTTCGATATAAGGAATGGGTACGGGAGGAGCCGTGATGATGATATGGACGGTGCCCTGATCGCAGAGGGGCGGCACCCGCGTATCGCAGACCTGNNNNNNNNNNNNNNNNNNNNNNNNNNNNNNNNNNNNNNNNNNNNNNNNNNNNNNNNNNNNNNNNNNNNNNNNNNNNNNNNNNNNNNNNNNNNNNNNNNNNGCTTGGGGTTTTGACGGAATCATCCACGGCCACCGGGGCATGATTGGGCGGCGGCAAGGGGGCCAGAACAGTGATATAAGCCGTGGCCTGGTCACAAAGGGCGGGTACCTGATCATCGCAAACGCGATAAATAAAGTAATCCGATCCAACGAAATCCGCGAAGGGGCTATAGGAGAATGTGCCATCTTTATTAATGACAAGCGTGCCATGTTCAGGCTGCCTAACAGGAGTTTCCTCATAGATCAGTGCGTCGCCATTGGGGTCCTGGTCATTGTCTGCCAGTGTGCCGGAGACCGGAATGTTTTTAAGTGTAGCGAACGCGTCGTCGGCAGCGAGCGGGGCGTCATTCCTGACGCCATTGGTGTCTGGATGGACGGTGATGAAAACTGTGGCCTCGTCGCAGAGAGAGGGTGTACCGTTGTCGCAAACAGAATAGACAAAGGCATCTTCCCCGCTAAAACCGGTGGCAGGTGTGTAGACGAATGCACCATCCTGAGAAAGCAGGACGTTACCATGCTCAGGAGGCTTGACTGGCGCGAGGGTGACGATTAAGGGGTCGCCATCCGGATCAAAATCATTGGTAAGTAAATTGGCGTGAATTGGCACGTTAACCTGTGTTTCGACCACATCATCATTGGCTACCGGTCTTTCGTTCACCGGCGTGTTCGCGATAATCTGGATCCAAACGGTAGCTGTGTCACACAAGGCAGGTGTCCGGTTATCGCATACCTGATAGCCGAACTTGTCCGCGCCAGTGTAGCCTTTGGCCGGGAAATAGCTGAAAGTTCCGTCGGTATTGATCAAAACCTTTCCGTGGTGTGGGTCGATCGTGGGAGTGGGGATGACTGAAAGCGCGTCCCCATCCGGATCGGAATCGTTGGTGAGAACCTCACCGGAAACAGGGGTATCGATCAGGGTATTTATCAGGTCATCGACGGCGAGCGGTGCCCGGTTAGGGTAGACCTTGGGAACAAAGGTGACTCTCAGGCTGTCGACGATGCGAACGCTCTGTGGGTTTGCCGACATCGGCTCATTGAGGAATTGTGGGTATTGAGTCGAAAGTAC
It includes:
- a CDS encoding PorV/PorQ family protein, producing MAFGIHIRQRKGPWIGRALLFSVLLSLPAAGAAFAQVRSGVGFLKMMPGTRQQSMGGAYTSALDEMHAPYANPGTGGLQRQWYWAASYTKWFADVYNASFVAGHRVHTPWSRFTHLNLGVVYQGVPEFDSSDKIVEAASASDLLVSANVGQPITLLSPNLSAGTTFKYYKSKLGPYNAHSWIYDLGLLYRTPRFNFLGESSLLRYGILSGGVSLTNLGSDIRFLSVGTPLPKAVRAGLSFNAGTHKGLQLQLSADYLKRRDEGENYAFGAEVAWAQRFAIQGGYDTNMDLMNQYTFGFSVRLDDQDTPVKSVLPGQNNALRIDLASIDEKDFFSNTYRGTVSHIPIGPESFTFAAPAMDAWIDTGQVELRWGNSREPDLYDDLHYALLVDQDSSKIARFMRAMESELPVLQESAGSYLVSRFDYTQTALTMPLLRGGDYYWSVIAYDLDWHMRPASHHGRTIAHFHIPVTDVAVESITFDYSPWLTVDDYHGMLKIKVVNKGERLIQQTVLSLTDSLESTALGLAQNAPGTTQVLKRISLNQFKPGEERVFDLEWHTVDLGRHMLIAKVDEEGSIREDDESNNRYAAQFFTIPKGSIAAKDTVTAVNYATRTYDLPIITEICFDSSSAKVKYEYLHTKVIGPILDTLATRLKSDRTLQITLQGFADPNSGENDVALANRRSEAVRDSMLLLGVEASQISIIPGEMLAKRYIPAKAEDARWVFQERRYVRIIADDKAQAVLFQPIPFRDTEHLVLPVNYLAIIRGYTPVSTASLVLSNPTVIDTFSVKDYFQRGDLKGTLEWKISEEKYPDILIWLEKSSDYSIILKDSLGREFKSKPRTVYLRKKTYIQEHTIAFPLKFDSADPLYNFYWANIFRFIRNIITEPTYRFRFFGHACAIGAEWYNLRLSHERSKAFHQGFLDYTFKNYPELYDRVKRQTDRPQGFGETRPASIMRSTGEITLIGDNSTPTGRKLNRRIEINFFSTENVLRKQ
- a CDS encoding Ig-like domain-containing protein is translated as MKNSLFDIPKARLSRAAHVTGLLFFAILSPLAAQIIEVLVPTPVGIRVDQGEARLHGLIGQVTIPASGEYRITAKEWLNSGDVQRNESFFLNLKSDAGVTVSPMDPNAGTEKVVSDIPGPAAYYWRDCGLFSLSAGSYAIWIHHYAVLSTQYPQFLNEPMSANPQSVRIVDSLRVTFVPKVYPNRAPLAVDDLINTLIDTPVSGEVLTNDSDPDGDALSVIPTPTIDPHHGKVLINTDGTFSYFPAKGYTGADKFGYQVCDNRTPALCDTATVWIQIIANTPVNERPVANDDVVETQVNVPIHANLLTNDFDPDGDPLIVTLAPVKPPEHGNVLLSQDGAFVYTPATGFSGEDAFVYSVCDNGTPSLCDEATVFITVHPDTNGVRNDAPLAADDAFATLKNIPVSGTLADNDQDPNGDALIYEETPVRQPEHGTLVINKDGTFSYSPFADFVGSDYFIYRVCDDQVPALCDQATAYITVLAPLPPPNHAPVAVDDSVKTPS
- a CDS encoding FlgD immunoglobulin-like domain containing protein, producing the protein QVCDTRVPPLCDQGTVHIIITAPPVPIPYIEALPAIVTVGEPIQVRVSVNHPVTTWDLWVYLANNEIDSTYGDAYVHKTMLAPGEWFRIEPDYLPVKLVTAAKQEMLKFEIHILDEYGNRARAETEVLVHEANDLSLDRNTYEPDRQEPLQIRFRLSSSRNATLDLYDIAGHHISELTDAVYPAGWTTYYWNGLTKQGIRVGSGVYIVTLRSEEYKDWKKFMIVR